In the genome of Methanobrevibacter sp., the window TGACTCTTTAGTAGTATTTACAGCTGTTGAAAAAGATGATGAAAATAATCCAGAAGGTATTGTTAAAAATTTAGTCAGTGAAGTTAAAAAAACTAATGATCAAGTTAAAGCTGAAAATATCGTATTATATCCTTATGCTCACTTATCTTCTTCATTAAGCTCTCCAAAAGTTGCTGTACAAATCTTAAAAGATGCAGAGGAAGCTTTACTTGCTGAAGACTTTAATGTAAAAAGAGTACCTTTCGGATGGTATAAAGCATTTGAAATTTCCTGTAAAGGTCACCCATTAAGTGAACTTTCAAGAACTATCACTGCAGATAATGCAGATGAAGCAAAAGTAGAAAGAAAACCTTCCAAATGGCAAATCCTTGAAGGTAACAAAATCACTCAAATTGAAGACTTTGAATTCAACAATAAGGCTTTCAAACAACTCGTTGATTATGAATTAGGTCAAGGCGCATCCGATGAAGGAGAACCTCCTCACGTTAAATTAATGAGAGAAAAAGAAATTTGTGATTATGAACCTGCTTCTGATGTTGGAAACCTCAGATGGTATCCAAAAGGTAGATTAATAAGAGATTTACTTGCAGATTATGTTTACAACCTCACAGTAGATAATGGAGCAATGCCAATTGAAACTCCAATTTTCTACGATTTAGATAATGAAGCAATATATCAACATGCATACAAATTTGGTGAAAGACAATACAGAACTGACACCAAAAAGAACTTAATGCTCAGATTTGCATGCTGTTTCGGTGCATTCAGAACAATGGCTGATTCATACTTAACTTGGAAAAACTTACCAGCTAAAGTTTATGAATTATCCACTTACAGTTTCCGTTTCGAGAAAAAAGGAGAAGTTGTAGGTCTTAAAAGATTAAGAGCATTCACCATGCCTGATTTCCACTCTTTCTGTGCTGATGTTCCAGCATCTCTCGAAGAATTTGCAAATCAAACTGACATGTGTATGCAAACCGGTAAAGACTTAGAATTAGACTTTGAAGTAATTTTCAGAGCAACCCAAGACTTCTTTGATGACCATGAAGAATGGATGTATGAAATTGCTGAAAAATTCGGTAAACCTATTTTACTTGAAGTTTTACCTGAAAGACACCACTATTGGGTATGTAAAATCGACTTAGCTAACATTGATGCGTTAGGTCGTCCAATTGAAAACCCAACTGTTCAAATTGATGTTGAAAGTGGTAAAAGATTCGGTATTTCTTACTTAGGTGAAGACGGCGAGCAACATAATCCAACTATCTTACATTGTTCTCCAACCGGAAGTATTGAAAGAGTTTTATGTGCAATGCTTGAAAAAACTGCAATTGAATTAAATGAGAAATCTCCAATGTTACCTACTTGGTTAAGTCCAATCCAAGCTAGAATTTTAACTGTCGGTGAATCTC includes:
- a CDS encoding threonine--tRNA ligase translates to MRILLIHSDYLNYNVKNKTPVAEDIEEAKKEGSFDDSLVVFTAVEKDDENNPEGIVKNLVSEVKKTNDQVKAENIVLYPYAHLSSSLSSPKVAVQILKDAEEALLAEDFNVKRVPFGWYKAFEISCKGHPLSELSRTITADNADEAKVERKPSKWQILEGNKITQIEDFEFNNKAFKQLVDYELGQGASDEGEPPHVKLMREKEICDYEPASDVGNLRWYPKGRLIRDLLADYVYNLTVDNGAMPIETPIFYDLDNEAIYQHAYKFGERQYRTDTKKNLMLRFACCFGAFRTMADSYLTWKNLPAKVYELSTYSFRFEKKGEVVGLKRLRAFTMPDFHSFCADVPASLEEFANQTDMCMQTGKDLELDFEVIFRATQDFFDDHEEWMYEIAEKFGKPILLEVLPERHHYWVCKIDLANIDALGRPIENPTVQIDVESGKRFGISYLGEDGEQHNPTILHCSPTGSIERVLCAMLEKTAIELNEKSPMLPTWLSPIQARILTVGESHKEFAEELYEKIKASNIRVDIDDRDESVGKKIRNASKEWIPYIFVVGDKEVESGKFQVTVRETGEKVDMTVDELIAEVNEKCEGKPFRRLPLPKDISRRINFQ